The Bos mutus isolate GX-2022 chromosome 7, NWIPB_WYAK_1.1, whole genome shotgun sequence genome window below encodes:
- the LRRC25 gene encoding leucine-rich repeat-containing protein 25 isoform X2: protein MGGPLMWALLLPLLLHQAGSQTSSCSVLSGYMDWTKEYFDTCLNFSGKILTQLPQNQSLQARSVQLLDLSANGLQRLPWSFFRDLEQLQLLIVTNNSLDFVDRALAKRCSLELLADCSCALLDWHTDRQDNCSGPELPRCLDVPTGAWHNLSVFLDVSCPSGLTKIAIGALAASGSLLLVLAIAGPVLAWRFCRHRMDQNLSKTWASQDGSRSGSGRQPRSPPSEGGDFYMTYDSLQHESQPVYCNLQSLSQVPLDDEEYVVPGR, encoded by the exons ATGGGGGGTCCCCTGATGTGGGCACTCTTGTTGCCACTGCTGCTGCACCAGGCAGGCAGCCAGACGTCGTCATGCAGCGTGCTCTCGGGGTACATGGACTGGACCAAGGAATACTTTGACACTTGCCTCAACTTCAGTGGCAAAATCCTGACCCAGCTACCTCAGAACCAGTCTCTGCAGGCCAGATCCGTGCAGCTCCTCGACCTGTCTGCGAACGGCCTTCAGCGGCTCCCGTGGTCCTTCTTCAGGGACCTGGAGCAGCTGCAGTTGCTGATTGTGACCAACAACTCCTTGGACTTCGTGGACAGGGCGCTGGCCAAGCGCTGCAGCCTCGAACTTCTGGCTGACTGCAGCTGTGCCCTGTTAGACTGGCACACAGATCGGCAGGATAACTGCTCTGGCCCAGAGCTTCCAAGGTGCCTGGATGTGCCCACCGGTGCCTGGCACAACCTCTCTGTCTTCTTGGACGTGAGCTGCCCCTCTGGCCTGACCAAGATAGCCATTGGCGCCCTGGCGGCCAGCGGAAGCCTGCTCCTTGTGCTTGCTATTGCTGGCCCGGTACTGGCCTGGAGATTCTGTAGACATCGGATGGACCAGAACCTGAGCAAAACCTGGGCTTCTCAGGATGGCTCCAGGTCTGGCTCGGGCCGGCAGCCAAG GTCTCCCCCTTCAGAGGGCGGCGACTTCTACATGACCTATGACAGCCTCCAGCATGAATCCCAGCCTGTCTACTGCAACCTGCAGTCGCTGAGCCAGGTCCCATTGGATGACGAGGAGTATGTGGTCCCTGGGCGCTGA
- the LRRC25 gene encoding leucine-rich repeat-containing protein 25 isoform X1 — translation MGGPLMWALLLPLLLHQAGSQTSSCSVLSGYMDWTKEYFDTCLNFSGKILTQLPQNQSLQARSVQLLDLSANGLQRLPWSFFRDLEQLQLLIVTNNSLDFVDRALAKRCSLELLADCSCALLDWHTDRQDNCSGPELPRCLDVPTGAWHNLSVFLDVSCPSGLTKIAIGALAASGSLLLVLAIAGPVLAWRFCRHRMDQNLSKTWASQDGSRSGSGRQPRYSSQGRRPKSPANTPPRSSTPDYENMFVGPPAARHQWDELRSPPSEGGDFYMTYDSLQHESQPVYCNLQSLSQVPLDDEEYVVPGR, via the exons ATGGGGGGTCCCCTGATGTGGGCACTCTTGTTGCCACTGCTGCTGCACCAGGCAGGCAGCCAGACGTCGTCATGCAGCGTGCTCTCGGGGTACATGGACTGGACCAAGGAATACTTTGACACTTGCCTCAACTTCAGTGGCAAAATCCTGACCCAGCTACCTCAGAACCAGTCTCTGCAGGCCAGATCCGTGCAGCTCCTCGACCTGTCTGCGAACGGCCTTCAGCGGCTCCCGTGGTCCTTCTTCAGGGACCTGGAGCAGCTGCAGTTGCTGATTGTGACCAACAACTCCTTGGACTTCGTGGACAGGGCGCTGGCCAAGCGCTGCAGCCTCGAACTTCTGGCTGACTGCAGCTGTGCCCTGTTAGACTGGCACACAGATCGGCAGGATAACTGCTCTGGCCCAGAGCTTCCAAGGTGCCTGGATGTGCCCACCGGTGCCTGGCACAACCTCTCTGTCTTCTTGGACGTGAGCTGCCCCTCTGGCCTGACCAAGATAGCCATTGGCGCCCTGGCGGCCAGCGGAAGCCTGCTCCTTGTGCTTGCTATTGCTGGCCCGGTACTGGCCTGGAGATTCTGTAGACATCGGATGGACCAGAACCTGAGCAAAACCTGGGCTTCTCAGGATGGCTCCAGGTCTGGCTCGGGCCGGCAGCCAAGGTACAGTAGCCAAGGCCGCAGGCCTAAGTCCCCAGCCAACACCCCGCCCAGATCTTCCACCCCTGACTACGAGAACATGTTCGTGGGTCCACCGGCTGCCAGACACCAGTGGGATGAACTCAG GTCTCCCCCTTCAGAGGGCGGCGACTTCTACATGACCTATGACAGCCTCCAGCATGAATCCCAGCCTGTCTACTGCAACCTGCAGTCGCTGAGCCAGGTCCCATTGGATGACGAGGAGTATGTGGTCCCTGGGCGCTGA
- the GDF15 gene encoding growth/differentiation factor 15, whose translation MPGQRPAAPHRSRMLLMLLMFSWLRSGGALSLTQEHLQTFQGPSNVHSSPDISRFRELRKRYEDLLTRLRANQTWEDSNPDLIPPPQVRIVTPKLRLGPGGHLHLRIPRVNLTEGLPAASRLHRALLRLSPKAWSSWDVTRPLRRQLRLGGSRGPSIRLRLLARPDQLQEALPSAPPQLELHWRPSATRGRRHAHAHTRDGCPLGEGRCCHLQSLRASLEDLGWADWVLAPRELDVRMCIGACPSHFRSANTHAQMQARLHGLNPDAAPAPCCVPASYEPVVLMHQDSDGRVSLTPFDDLVAKDCHCV comes from the exons ATGCCTGGTCAGAGACCGGCAGCACCACATCGCTCTCGGATGTTGCTGATGCTGCTCATGTTCTCCTGGCTGCGGTCGGGAGGCGCCCTGTCTCTGACCCAGGAGCACCTCCAGACTTTCCAGGGACCTTCAAACGTGCACTCCAGCCCGGACATCTCCAGATTCCGGGAGCTGCGGAAACGCTACGAAGATCTGCTGACACGGCTTCGAGCGAACCAGACCTGGGAAGACTCGAACCCGGACCTCATCCCCCCTCCTCAAGTCCGGATAGTGACTCCAAAAC TGCGACTTGGGCCAGGCGGCCACCTGCATCTGCGCATCCCCCGGGTCAACTTAACTGAGGGGCTCCCTGCAGCCTCCCGCCTGCATCGGGCCCTTCTCCGGCTGTCCCCGAAGGCGTGGAGCTCGTGGGACGTGACGCGGCCACTACGGCGACAGCTCAGACTCGGAGGCTCCCGGGGTCCCTCAATACGCCTGCGACTGTTAGCAAGACCGGACCAGTTGCAGGAGGCATTGCCTTCTGCACCGCCCCAGCTTGAGCTGCACTGGCGGCCAAGCGCCACCAGGGGGCGCCGTCACGCGCATGCTCACACTCGGGACGGCTGCCCGCTCGGGGAGGGGCGCTGCTGTCATTTGCAGAGCCTGCGCGCGTCGCTTGAGGACCTGGGCTGGGCCGACTGGGTGCTGGCGCCGCGGGAGCTGGACGTGCGCATGTGCATCGGCGCGTGCCCGAGCCATTTCCGGTCCGCTAACACGCACGCGCAGATGCAGGCGCGCTTGCATGGGCTGAACCCTGATGCTGCGCCGGCGCCCTGCTGCGTGCCTGCCAGCTACGAGCCGGTGGTGCTCATGCACCAAGACAGCGATGGCCGCGTGTCACTCACGCCTTTTGACGACCTCGTGGCCAAGGACTGTCACTGCGTGTGA